From Shewanella psychrophila, a single genomic window includes:
- a CDS encoding FxsA family protein — MFFLLLIIFVLVPVIELNVLISVGESLGSWTTVGLVFLTAIVGVSLVRSQGISTLMQVQQKLSRGEAPGQEIVEGMMLAVAGLLLLIPGFVTDFIGLLLLTPFTRIPVAGFLYKRMQVKVAANGGFQAGFGPGSSNGSHQGGNPFGNYGQGPNEGNNPEGGDTFDGDFEHKADPSDKRPESHQIHDGKEDNKEDQNPRN, encoded by the coding sequence GTGTTTTTTCTTTTATTAATTATTTTCGTACTGGTGCCGGTCATTGAACTGAATGTCCTGATCAGTGTAGGCGAATCCTTAGGTAGCTGGACTACCGTAGGCTTGGTCTTCTTAACTGCTATCGTTGGTGTATCTTTGGTTCGTAGTCAAGGGATCAGTACATTAATGCAGGTGCAACAGAAGCTATCTCGCGGTGAGGCTCCCGGGCAAGAAATCGTCGAAGGTATGATGTTGGCGGTAGCGGGTTTACTGCTATTGATCCCTGGATTTGTTACCGATTTTATTGGTTTACTGCTCTTAACCCCTTTCACCCGTATTCCCGTTGCGGGCTTTTTATATAAGCGTATGCAGGTAAAGGTTGCCGCCAATGGTGGATTTCAAGCTGGATTTGGACCAGGTAGCTCGAATGGAAGCCATCAGGGCGGTAATCCATTCGGAAATTATGGTCAAGGTCCTAATGAGGGCAACAACCCCGAAGGTGGAGACACATTCGATGGGGATTTTGAACATAAAGCTGATCCCAGTGATAAGCGTCCCGAGAGTCATCAGATCCACGATGGTAAAGAAGACAATAAGGAAGACCAAAACCCTAGGAACTAG
- a CDS encoding protein-disulfide reductase DsbD, whose protein sequence is MKKLVTLAISLVFTSLLLLTPLAHSEGIFSSNKFDFLKDEPKLMPVDEAFVFDFSQEGNRLKVSWVIADGYYMYRDKLKFEADGATLGEMSIPRGKDHTDDYFGKQEVYYSYVEIPIAIGEASEGSSVNVTFMGCAEGKLCFPPTKKAALLSEIKANDGLLNDGLPTGEKLANTQSNPDSLGSRAPITQQDSLSQMLSGDSLIWTLVIFFGLGIGLALTPCVFPMYPILSGIIVGQGKKLSTAKAFSLSMVYVQGMAITYSLVGLVVASAGMKYQAALQHPAVLIVLAILFFVLSLSMFGLYELRLPSKWQEKMNNFSNNQKGGNVIGVFMMGVISGLVASPCTTAPLSGALIYVAQTGDLLQGFLALYVLSMGMGLPLLIIGTSGGKLLPRAGSWMDVIKTIFGFLLIAVSIVMIGRIWPGLISDIFWSIWAVTLVGYLMHQNKLTEFNWKQTARSVLLTLMLLASFSYGFQAVMTHLGHQVPGISAVSEQHISHKRIKSLDDLNAEVAKATAQGKPVMLDLYADWCVACKEFEAITFKDPQVQARLANIVFLQADVTKNDDIDIELLEHYDVLGLPTLLMFDASGQSRDDLRVTGFMKPAKFAQHLDILLSQ, encoded by the coding sequence ATGAAAAAATTAGTCACCTTAGCTATTTCATTAGTGTTTACCTCCTTACTGCTGTTAACGCCGTTAGCGCACAGCGAAGGGATTTTTAGCAGCAATAAATTCGACTTCCTCAAAGATGAGCCTAAGTTGATGCCTGTGGATGAAGCCTTCGTCTTCGATTTCAGTCAAGAAGGCAATCGACTCAAGGTAAGCTGGGTCATTGCCGACGGCTATTACATGTATCGCGACAAACTCAAGTTTGAAGCCGATGGTGCAACATTAGGTGAGATGTCGATTCCACGGGGAAAAGATCACACAGATGACTATTTTGGCAAGCAAGAAGTCTATTATTCTTATGTCGAGATCCCCATCGCTATCGGAGAAGCTAGCGAAGGCAGCTCTGTTAACGTCACCTTTATGGGGTGTGCCGAAGGTAAACTATGTTTCCCTCCGACCAAGAAAGCCGCCTTACTCAGTGAGATCAAAGCCAATGATGGCTTACTCAATGATGGGCTTCCCACAGGAGAAAAGCTTGCTAATACGCAATCTAATCCTGACTCATTAGGCTCCCGGGCTCCAATTACCCAACAAGATAGCCTGAGTCAGATGCTGTCTGGCGACAGCCTAATCTGGACCTTAGTGATCTTCTTCGGCTTAGGTATAGGCTTGGCACTCACACCTTGTGTCTTCCCCATGTACCCCATCCTATCCGGGATTATAGTCGGCCAAGGCAAGAAACTGTCTACCGCTAAAGCGTTCAGCCTGTCGATGGTTTATGTACAGGGTATGGCGATCACCTACTCATTAGTTGGCTTGGTAGTAGCCTCTGCGGGTATGAAGTATCAGGCCGCGTTACAGCACCCCGCAGTACTGATAGTGCTGGCAATTTTATTCTTCGTACTCAGCTTGTCTATGTTTGGCCTCTATGAGTTAAGACTCCCCTCCAAGTGGCAGGAGAAGATGAACAACTTCTCCAATAACCAAAAAGGCGGCAATGTGATTGGCGTCTTCATGATGGGGGTGATTTCGGGCCTGGTAGCCTCACCTTGTACTACCGCTCCACTATCTGGCGCCCTTATCTATGTCGCCCAGACAGGTGACCTGCTACAGGGATTCCTTGCGCTCTACGTGCTAAGTATGGGCATGGGCTTACCTCTGCTGATCATAGGCACTTCAGGTGGTAAGTTACTGCCTAGAGCCGGCAGTTGGATGGATGTGATCAAGACTATATTTGGCTTCTTGCTTATCGCCGTATCTATCGTGATGATTGGCCGGATTTGGCCTGGACTGATCTCAGATATCTTCTGGTCTATCTGGGCTGTTACCTTAGTGGGCTACTTGATGCATCAAAACAAGCTCACCGAGTTTAATTGGAAGCAGACAGCCCGCTCCGTTCTGTTGACCTTGATGCTACTAGCCAGCTTCTCCTACGGTTTTCAGGCTGTGATGACTCATTTAGGTCATCAAGTCCCTGGAATATCGGCGGTCTCAGAGCAGCACATATCTCATAAGCGCATCAAGTCATTGGATGACTTGAACGCCGAAGTAGCGAAAGCCACGGCTCAAGGCAAACCAGTGATGTTAGACCTCTATGCCGATTGGTGTGTAGCCTGTAAGGAGTTTGAGGCCATCACCTTCAAAGACCCGCAGGTTCAGGCGCGTCTGGCCAACATTGTCTTCCTTCAAGCCGACGTCACTAAAAATGATGATATCGATATCGAGCTGCTGGAGCACTATGATGTGTTAGGGCTACCGACACTCTTGATGTTCGATGCATCTGGCCAGAGCCGAGACGACTTAAGAGTCACAGGCTTTATGAAGCCTGCGAAGTTTGCACAACATTTAGATATACTTCTGAGTCAGTGA